One Pseudobacteroides sp. genomic window, TACAAATTTTATGAGCAGGATGGAATAACTCCTTTTGTGTATGGTGCAACCCATAACTATATAGACAAGGACTCCGTAACAATAATTATTCCTCATGATGAGTATGCACCTGGGGCAGGGGATAAATCACTTAATATGAATAACGGCTACAATGGCCAGACCAGGATAGCCAGGGACGTATTCAACTACCAGCAAAACTTTAGAACCATTCAGACAGAGCTTTGCATGAACGATATGAACGCTTGGGATAAAGTGTTATCAAACGCTATCGAATTTACGAAGCTCTACATGCCTCACATTAAGAAGGACTTCCGCCATTTTGATGTTACAGGCAAACCATGTCCTGCTCCTTTGGTTAATACAAGTATCAAGGAGGTTGACCCCAGGTGGCTTCAATTTGTAAGCAGGATTAATGCCGCCATAGCATCCCTTAATTATCCTGCAGACACACCCAAAATACGAGTTAACGGTGAAATTCTAAACGGTAAAATGGATGTACAGCCCTTCATAAAGGATGGAAGGACATTCGTCCCGGTAAGGTTCATAGCAGAAGCCCTTGGTAAAAAGGTGGTATGGATCCCCAGCGAAAATATTGTTGATATCTATTAATAAACAATATTTAGGGAATGCCTCAGATAAAAATAAAAAGACAGATAATATATGAAACCACCTGTACAGCGTCACTGAACAAGTGGTTTCGTATATTAAATCGCTTAATCGCCATTTACGATCGTATCGTAAAAATTGGTGTAATCTACACGATTGCTTGATAAAAAGCTGATAGCAGTTCTTGGATGCTGGTTTAGCTGACCGGTCAGCATGTAGGGTATGTCAAATCCCCAACTGCAGGACTTTTTAAGATCTGGAAAGCTGTTTTCTATGCACTCAAGAATCGGTCTCAAATGGAACTTGGGGTTTTTCAGGAAGCCAAGTATTAATTCCATTGGGCAATTGCCGGCACCTCGGCCAAGTCCTGCAATTGTAGCATCAATGTAGCTGGTTCCGCGTATAATGGCTTCAATAGTATTTGCATATGCCAGCTGCTGATTGTTATGAGCATGTATACCTATTTTTTTACCTGCAGCCTCAGCGTAGCCAAGGTACTTTGCTGTAAGGTTTTGTATGTCTTCTGAATACAGCGACCCAAAGCTGTCAACAACGTAAATTACGTCAACCTCAGTATTTGAGAGTATTTCCAACGCCTCATCAAGATCACTTTCCTTAAGCTGTGAAGCTGCCATTATATTTATCGTTGTTTCATATCCTTTGTCATGTGCATCTTTTATCATATCAACAGCGGTAGGAATCTGGTGCACATAGGTTGCAACACGCACCATATCAATAACACTTTGGCTTTTAGGAAGAATATCTTCATGGTAATCTGTTCTTTCAGCATCAGCCATAACTGATATTTTCAAATCAGTGTCATTATCACCGACAATTTTTCTAATGTCCTCTTCATCACAGAATTTCCAGGCACCCAAACCGTCCCTGGCAAAAATCTTTTTAGAAGATTTGTATCCCATTTCCATATAATCTACACCAGCTTCAACGCAAGCATTATAGACCGATTTGACAAACCCGTCATCAAAATTAAAACTGTTGACCAGGCCTCCATCCCTTATTGTACAGTCCAATACCTTAATATCCGGACGGTATGTCATCCATGTTCCTTTTTTTCCTTCCGTACTAACTCTTACTCCACTCATTTTAAATACATCCTTTCCAATTTGATATTAATACCTTTCAACCCATTTTAAGGGTATAATTTAACACATGGATATAGCCTTCTCAGGATGCACAACAACGCCGCAACATAATCTTTCATCCCGGAAAAGTATACCTCTATTGAATTTTGGTTTGTATCGTTGGAAACGGAGAATTGTAATTTAAAAAAACAGAATTATTTTCCTTTTGAATCTGCCGTTCCTACCATACTTCCATTCTACACTTCAAATAATAACACATTGTTTTCCAAATTTCAAATCAAAATTTTTTACCGATTTGGCAAAACCACTTCATGATGCCATTATAGGTATTGACTAATGGTAATAAATTCATTATTATATTGAATGGAAAGAATAATTATTATTTGTTTTATTTATAAGTAGGGCTTGCTTGGCAATAGATGCTATTCTATATAAACACAAAAAAGAAGTTCATAAACTTTCTACTAATACCAAGACAATTCTTTTATGTTTATATTATTATTGAAGAAGGATATTTTACCTACAATCTTTCATAAATAGGAGTCAATATTTTTACCTTTTATTCCTCAGTTGCAATAAATAAGTTCTAATAAAACTCATAGTAAAACAAATAAATTATTCTTAAAAATAATTTTATTTAAGGGGAGGCTTTAAATGTTGAAAAAGAGAGCAATTTCAGTGGGAATCATCCTTAGTCTAGCCACTGAAATAATTTTAGGTTCAATTACAGCATACGGTGTCCAATTTCCATTACTGGAAAAGTTCATCAGTACTACTGTATCATCTCAATCTTCAGTGTATAATCCATTTAATGATCCAATCAGAAAAGCACTAGATGAAGCGGCAAAAAAGGTGGTAACAGCACCAACAATGTCGCCCGACATTCAAGAGGTACAAAAAAGAATAACAAATTTAGCATCTGTTAAAACTGAAAGTAATGACAAACAGCCACAAACGGTAAGTATAGCTGACTTGCTAAAGGTAAACGGCGGAAAAGACAAAAAAGAGGTCATAGTAAAGTACAAGGATATAAACCAAAAAGAAAATACCAAGCAAAAGCTTAAGACAAAAAAGTCCAAGCTATCATTTACATCAAAGTCCTGGATCAAAAGGCTCAAGCTGGAAACTATAGAAATCTCAGATGAAGGTGAACTCACTAGCGTAATAGATGAACTTAAAAAGGACCCCAATGTAGAGTATGTACAACCTAACTATAAACTGGAACTGATGAGCGAGCTCACAGATGAGAGGTTCATTGAGGAGTGGGGGTTGCATAATTCAGGGCAGTCTGTAATCGGACAAGCAGGTACTGCAGGAGTTGATATAAATGCAATAAATGCTTGGAATATCACTAAAGGTTCTGGCACAGTAAAGGTAGCAATAATAGATACCGGGGTAGATATAAACCATCCTGATCTTGCTGCTTCCATTTATAAAAATCCAAATGAATTGGCAAATGGCCTGGATGATGATGGGAATGGGGTAATCGACGATATAAATGGGTGGAATTTCGTAGATGGTTCTAATAATGTTTTCTCCTCAGAAACAGAGGATACTCATGGAACCCATATTGCAGGTATAATCGCAGCAGGTATCAACAATGGAGGAATTGTCGGCGTGGCACCTAATGTAAAGATACTTCCTCTGAAGTTTATAAGCGGCAGTACAGGGTATACAAGCGACGCCATATCAGCCATTGAATATTGTGAAAAGCTGGGTGTTACCATTGCGAACCTGTCGTGGGGTGGTTCCGACCAAAATATGGCACTAAAGGAAACAATAGAGAAAAGTAACATTACCTTTATATGTGCAGCAGGTAACGCGGGAAAAAATATTGATATAAGTTCGGTATACCCAGCTGCCTTCGATCTTCCTAATATTATAGCTGTTGCAGCGAACGACAACAAGGGACAATTGGCATCATTTTCAAACTACGGCACAAAAGTAGATTTATCAGCACCTGGTTTAAACATTCTAAGCACACTTCCTGGAAATAAGCACGGATATTTAAGTGGAACATCAATGGCAGCTCCTTTTGTTACTGGAACTGTTGCTCTTTTGAAAAGCAGTAATAATAGCCTTAGTGCTGCTGAAATAAAGAATAGGATACGGAACAATGTAACCAAATCGGCAAATCTTTCAGGTAGGGTTTCTACTTCAGGAAGACTTAATGCTTATGCTGCATTAATAAATAGTGCACCTCAAGAAAGCACTGTTCCTGTTGTAACAGAAACTCCCAAGCCTGAAAACCTAATTAATAAGTCAAAGGAGCCTGAAGAGGTTTACAATACCAGCCTTGAAGGAACAGGGAAAACTGAAAAGCCTCTTGTTGGGGAAAATAATCTCTTCGTAGATTCCTTGATTAATAAAGGGCTTGCTAATATTGCATCAAGTGAAAACGGTATAGAGAATTTAAGTGCAAATAAATTAAAAGGCAACTTCATTTCTATTTCATGGACTACAGCGGTTGCGTCAAACTCTATACTTTCTTATGGGGCAAACGGATCTTTAGATAAAACCATATCTGATAATGAATTAACAACTAAACACCAGCTTATATTAAAGGTTGATGATATAAGCAGCTTTAACAATTATAAGGTAAGTTCAACAACTAAGGATGGCAAGGTTTTTGAATCAAGTATAAAAAACGCTAGTACCATGACTGATCTTGGAGGAACACCAGTATTATTTGATGTGTCTGTTTCAGAATCAGTATACCAGACAGCAGCACATGATATTTCAGCTCTCAGTTATATAATTGATAATAATGCGAATCATTCATTTAATACAGCACAAACAATTTCAGAAGGAACAGTCTTTGGTACTATAGAGCAAAGTGGTCAGCATGATT contains:
- a CDS encoding stalk domain-containing protein produces the protein MALKVVFDYIPLGHPNRPGTKLYSQDARIWHGTANTSPTATDEMHRKYAGRPYIKKWNEETKSYKFYEQDGITPFVYGATHNYIDKDSVTIIIPHDEYAPGAGDKSLNMNNGYNGQTRIARDVFNYQQNFRTIQTELCMNDMNAWDKVLSNAIEFTKLYMPHIKKDFRHFDVTGKPCPAPLVNTSIKEVDPRWLQFVSRINAAIASLNYPADTPKIRVNGEILNGKMDVQPFIKDGRTFVPVRFIAEALGKKVVWIPSENIVDIY
- a CDS encoding aldolase catalytic domain-containing protein, with the translated sequence MTYRPDIKVLDCTIRDGGLVNSFNFDDGFVKSVYNACVEAGVDYMEMGYKSSKKIFARDGLGAWKFCDEEDIRKIVGDNDTDLKISVMADAERTDYHEDILPKSQSVIDMVRVATYVHQIPTAVDMIKDAHDKGYETTINIMAASQLKESDLDEALEILSNTEVDVIYVVDSFGSLYSEDIQNLTAKYLGYAEAAGKKIGIHAHNNQQLAYANTIEAIIRGTSYIDATIAGLGRGAGNCPMELILGFLKNPKFHLRPILECIENSFPDLKKSCSWGFDIPYMLTGQLNQHPRTAISFLSSNRVDYTNFYDTIVNGD